From the genome of Flavobacterium sediminis:
GCTAATTTGTAACGCCTTGCCCACTTTTTGTCCTAAAACCGAAACATAGTCTTCCGCTTTCTTTTTCGCGTCCAGCATGGCTTTAACACGCGCTTCTGACTCGTATTGCTCTAACGTAGACGATTTGAATTCCACTCCCTGAATGTTGTTCACTCCGGCATCGACCAAACTCATTAGTAAAGCATCGTATTTTTTCAGATCTTTTAAGTGTATGCTGATGGTTTGATTGGCATAATAACTGTATTTCTTCTGGTTGTAATCGTAATTCTTGCGCAAGGACACATTCTGTGTCTGGTAATCGCTTGCCGGGATTCCGTTTTTCTTAATGGCTTTGATGATGGCATCAACCGTCTCATCGTTTTTCTTTTTTACCTCTGTGGCATCTTTTCCTGTATTTTCAACGCCTAAAGTAATAACCGCCTGATCCGGTACTACTTTAATTTTACCTTCTCCGCTCACTGAGATCTGAGGAACAGGTTCCTGAATTTGATTTTGGGCCATCATAGCTGTTGTTGCAAATGTTAAAATCAGAACTAATTTTTTCATACTATATTTTGTTTTTCAGATAATTTATCCAATTGTCGTGCCAAAATCTTACAACTTATTGTTTTTGTACAAATAAAAAAGCAGCAGAATAGGTATTGTTAACAAGATCAGCATTTTAGTATTGGTCACTAACATCGACGGATCTTTGAGTAAAGTCATCAGATACCCGGCGATCGCTCCTCCGAAATGCGCCGTATGACCGATATTATCATTTTTAGCACGCATTCCGTAGATCGAGTACAGCAAATAACCTATTCCGAAAAGATACCCCGGAATAGGAATGAAAAAATACAACGCTAAGGTCATTTCCGGATACAAGAGTATGGAACTGTAAATAATTCCGGTTACTGCTCCGGAAGCCCCTACGGCTCTATAATAATAGTCGTCTTTGTGCAAATACAACGTCAGCAAGTTTCCGGCAACTAAACTTCCGAAATAAATATACAGGAAATACATGTTGCCCAAAGTATGAGAAACAACCGGCGCAAAAAAGTACAAGGTCAGCATATTAAATGCGAGGTGCATAATATCGACGTGCAAAAAGCCGCTGGTCAATATCCTGATCTGTTCGCCTGCTTTAACAGAGCCAACATGGAACTCGTATTTCCTGAAAAAAGCCATGTCGTTAAAGCCTTTAAAGCTTACCAAAACATTAATTCCGATTATAGTCAGTAAGAAAATATCCATTGATTTGTTTTTCGGTAAAATTACTAATAGTTAATTTATTTTAAAACTACTTTAAAAAAAGTATTTTTGTAAAAAGTTTTTAATAAATGCAGCGTATTGCCTATTACTTTGCTTACCCGATATTATGGATAGTATCTATACTTCCGTTCCCTATATTCTATTTTGTTTCCGATTGTATAAAGGTCATCATTTACAACATTATCGGTTATCGTAAAAAAACGGTCAGATCTAATATTGAACTGGCTTTTCCGAACTTAAGTAAAAAAGAACGATTAGCCATCGAAAAAAAATCGTACCGCCATTTATGCGATATGTTTATGGAAATGGTCAAAACCATGACTATTTCTAAAAAAGAGATTCAAAAGCGTTTTAGGTTTACCAATCTGGATCTGTTCGAAGAATACGAAGATAAAGGCAAAAGTATCATTCTGTTCTATGCCCATTACGCCAGTTGGGAATGGTCCGTTACCTTAGGAACTTACATACGGTTTAAAGGATTCGGCATCTACAAAAGAATCAAGAACCCGTACTTTGACCATTTAATGAGAAGTATCCGTTCGCGGTTCGACGCTACTTTACTGGATACCAAACACACGGTAAAAGAAGTGACTGAAAACCAAAACAAAGGAATTCTGGGCGTTTACGGATTTATCAGTGACCAAACGCCGGGCGGTAGTAGCAGAGCCAAATATTGGGATACCTTTCTGGGGCATGAAGTACCGATCCATACCGGAGGTGAAATGCTGGCAAGACATCTGGATATGAATGTTCTTTATATGAAAGTAAAGAAAATAAAACGCGGTTACTACGAGGCCACTTTTATCCCGATAACGGATAACAATATTGAAACCTTACCGGAATTTGAAGTAAGCAGACGTTTTATCCGAGAAGTGGAAAAACAGATCTATGAAGCTCCGGAATATTATTTCTGGACTCACAAACGTTGGAAATTCAAACGAAATAAGAAGAAAAAATAAGGCTTTTCAATCTCATTAATTTTACCCCAGATTTATACTGATCTGTTTTTTATAAAGTAAACCAATCTTCTATCGTTTTATGGATCGTATCCTGAGCGTTTTTATGGGTAAATTCATTTGTTTTACTAGAATATGAATACTCTTTAGCCCATTCTTTATGATTTTCGGCTAAGGCAATAATACTATCACACACATACTCGATCTCTGCATTTGTCGTTGTAGGATGGATCGACATACGGATCCAACCCGGTTTATGTTCCAGATCTCCGGCTGAGATCTGACATACGATAGTATGAGAGGTTTCCTGATCCACATGCAACAAATAATGTCCGTAAGTTCCGGCGCAACTGCAACCTCCGCGAGTTTGTATACCAAATCGGTCATTGAGTAATTTTACGCCTAAATTATAGTGCAGCTCGTCAATATAGAACGATAATACCCCTAATCGGTCCTGATGCTGCGGCGCCAAGATATTGATATTCGGAATATCTTGTAAACGATCGAAAATATAAGCGACCAATTCGTGTTCGCGTTCCAAAATATGGTCCACTCCCATTTTATCTTTTAACTCTATCGCTAAAGCCGTTTTAATCACTTGTAAAAACCCGGAGTACCACCATCTTCCCTATCTTCAATGCTGTCAATATATTGGTGTTCGCCCACGGATTCGTCCATTTTACTGTTCCTCCGCCCGGACAATCCGGTACGTTATTTTTATACAGATTTTTATTAAAGACCATTACTCCGCAAGTTCCCGGGCCTCCCAAAAATTTATGCGGGGAAAAGAAAATAGCGTCCAGATACGATTCCTGATCTTCCGGATGCATGTTGATCTCCACATAAGGTCCGGAACAGGCAAAATCAACAAAACACACACCGTTGTATTGGTGCATTAACTTAGCAACTTCGTAATAAGGTGTCTTAATTCCTGTAACATTGGAACACGAAGTAATGGAAGCGATCTTAAAACTTCTGTCTTTATATTTTTCTAATAATTGTTTGAAATTCTCTAAGCAAAAAAGCCCTTCATCATTTGCCGGTACCACCACCACATCAGCAATCGTTTCTATCCAGGAAGTTTGATTGGAATGGTGCTCCATGTGAGAAATAAACACAATAGGCTTTACTGCCTGAGGAATATGTGCAAACTCTTTCAGGTTTTCAGGAACACGCAAGCCTAGTATTCGTTGCAACTTATTTACCACTCCGGTCATTCCCGTTCCGTGCGTGATTAAAACATCATCTTCTGAAGCATTAACATGTTCTTTAATGATATGACGTGCTTTATGATAGGCTAAGGTCATTGCAGTTCCTGTAATAGAAGTCTCGGTATGCGTATTGGCAACAAACGGACCGAAATCGTGCAACATTTTCTCTTCTATAGGTCTATACAAACGTCCGCTAGCTGTCCAATCCGTATAAATGATTTTCTTTGTACCGAAAGGAGAGGTAAAAGTTTGATCTATTCCGACAATTTCTTTTCGAAATGTATCAAAATACGTTTCCAGTTGCGATTGCGTTGTTGTTGCCATTTGTATAAAAATTTGTCTTCAAAGATACATTTTTTTAAAGATTCCAAAGGGATCCTGAAGCCAATTTTGTAACTTTGACAAAAAGCTATGCAACTTCCTGTTACCACTATTTTCACAGAAAAGCTTCCTGCCGATCCTGAAACGAGCAATGAAATCCGTCAGGTTTATGAAGCTATGTTCTCTTATGTGACTCCTAAAGTTCCTTTGCATCCTAAATTAGTTCATGCGTCAGCAGAGGTGGCTCAATTGATCGGGCTATCGGAGCAATCAATCAGTTCGGATGATTTTATAGCTGTCTTTTCAGGAAAAAAAGTTTTAGAAGGCACTAAACCTTTTGCCATGTGTTATGGCGGACACCAGTTCGGAAACTGGGCAGGACAGTTAGGCGATGGCAGGGCGATTAATCTGTTTGAAGTCCAAAATCAAGGACAAAACCTGATGGTACAACTTAAAGGTGCCGGAAAAACACCTTATTCCCGCAGAGGAGACGGTTTGGCTGTATTGCGTTCTTCTATCCGTGAACATTTATGCAGTGAAGCCATGTATCATTTAGGTGTTCCTACCACCCGATCACTCAGTGTTATGGAAACCGGTGAAAAGGTATTGCGTGATATTTTATACAACGGTAATGCGGCTTACGAAAAAGGAGCTGTCGTTTGTCGTGTAGCACCCAGTTTTATACGTTTTGGAAATTTTGAAATTTTCGCTGCCCGACAGGATGTTAAAAACCTTAAACTACTAGCTGATTTTTGTATCGAGACCTATTTCCCGTCAATTACAACAACCGGAAAAGAGAGATACATTGCTTTTTTTCAGGAAATCGCAACACAAACAAAAGAATTGCTGATCCATTGGCAGCGTGTAGGTTTTGTTCATGGCGTTATGAACACTGATAATATGTCGATCCATGGCATTACAATAGATTATGGTCCTTATGGATGGCTGGAAGGTTACGATCCGCATTGGACACCTAATACGACAGATGCTCAGGGCAAACGTTATCGTTTTGGTAACCAACCCCATATTGCTTTATGGAATTTACTGCAATTGGCAAATGCTCTGTATCCGCTGATAGAAGAAACGCAAGCTTTGGAACGAATTTTGGAACAATTCAATACTGATTTTCAATCGGATTTTAACGCCATGATGTTAAATAAATTAGGCATTACGAAGCGCCATAAAGAGAATGAGAACCTAATTCATCAATTGTTGATCACCCTCCAGGAAACGGAAACCGATATGACTATTTTTTATCGTTTACTAGCTCGTATTTCTAAAAATGATTCGGAAAGTGAAGCTTTACAAAAAATAAAACCTGCCTTTTATCAGGAAGCAGAAATAAAAGATTCCGTGCAAGAAACGTGGTATTTCTGGTTGTCTTTATACCTCAACAGTTTAAAGCAGGAAACTGTTGCTGATGCTGAACGCAAGCGCAGCATGGATCTGGTAAATCCTAAATATGTTTTACGCAATTATATGGCACAACTGGCCATTGAAGCGGCTGAAAAAGAGGATTATTCATTAGTCGATGAATTAGCCGAACTTTTAAAACGTCCGTATGACGAACAACCGGAATATGAAAAATGGTTTGCTAAACGACCGGATTGGGCACGAACTAAAATAGGTTGCTCTATGTTGAGTTGTAGTTCGTAATTTCAGAATGAATCTGCTAAATTTGGCATAACTCTTGTAAATAATTCTATATAAACTTAAAAAAACAAACACGATGAAACCCCTAAAATCGAATACCGTATTAGTGCTACTAACTTTAGTTTTTGCTGTGTTCTTCACACAAGATATCTTTTCTCAGGGTCCGCCACCTTGGGCTCCGGCACATGGTTATCGTGCTAAAACGAGACATATTTATTTTCCTGAGCAAAACATGTATTATGATCTGCAAAAAGGAGTTTATATCTATTATGACAATGGAAACTGGCAGGTTAATGTAAATTTACCTACTATTTTCGGTTCTGTTAATTTGGGGACTACCCGACAAGTACAATTAGATTATTATGGAAATGATCCGCAACAATACAATGCTGATCATGTTTCTAAATATAAACCCGGAAAAAAAGCTAAAAAGAAATCAAAAAAGAAAAAGAAAAAATAAGCGAAAAGGTCTTGTTTTGAGAACCTTATCATTATTTTTATCTTCATGATCGTATTGCTTTCGGGTAAAAAGATCGTTACCAGCCGATTTTTAAAGAATTTTGAAGAAAGTTTAAAAGAACATTCACCGTTTTTCAGATGTCATAAATCGTATATCATTAATACGGAATACATTGTAAGTTACAGTAAATCTGACGGCGGAACGGTTACTTTACAAAACCAGATTGAAATTCCGGTCTCCGGAAATAAAGTGGAAGAATTATTAGCCTTGTTTATCCGAGTGATCAGATAACAAAGATGAGATAGCCTAACAATGAGCCAAGAACCCCATATAAAACGATCAACAGAATTTCTAAGCGATATTCCTGTAGTTTTCTTTTCATAACTTTTTTATCAAATATAATAATTATTATAAGACAATATGAACTATAAGTTTATGAAAAGCACGTATGAGTTTATGAAAGAGCCAAATGGATAGCTTAAATAAAAAAACCACCTGCAAGCAGGTGGTTTTTTTGTATCGCTAATTTTAAGAATTATTCTACATTTTCAACATTAGCTTCTGCTATTTGTTTGTATGTGCCGTTCGTTAATTTTTCGCGAATAGCTTCAAATGCTGCTAAAGTTTCTTCAATATCTTGTAAAGAATGTGAAGCTGTAGGGATCATACGCAACAAGATGATTCCTTTAGGGATTACCGGATAGACAACAATTGACAAGAAAATACCATAATTTTCACGTAAATCGTTTACCATTACCATGGCTTCCGGAATAGATCCTTCTAAATATACAGGAGTAACACAAGTATTGGTATCTCCGATATTAAAACCTCTTTCTTTTAAGCCGTTTTGTAAAGCATCTACATTTTCCCATAATTTTGCTTTCAATTCCGGCATCGTACGCAACATTTCCAAACGCTTCAATGCTCCGATCGTCTGGATCATAGGCAATGACTTAGCAAACATTTGCGAACGTAAATTGTATTTCAGGTAATCAATGATGTCTTTGTCTCCGGCAATAAACGCACCGATACTGGCCATTGATTTAGCAAAAGTTGAAAAGTACACATCAATTCCGTCCTGACAACCTTGCTCCTCCCCTGCTCCGGCACCAGTTTTTCCTAATGTACCGAAACCGTGTGCATCATCTACCAATAAACGGAAATTATACTTTTCTTTTAAAGCTACAATTTCTTTTAATTTACCTTGCTGACCACGCATTCCGAAAACACCTTCCGTGATGAATAAAATTCCTCCTCCGGTCTCTTCAGCCATTTTAGTTGCACGTTGTAAATTTTTCTCGATGCTTTCCATATCATTGTGTTTGTACGTAAAACGTTTGCCCATGTGCAAACGTACCCCGTCAATGATACAAGCATGTGAATCTACATCGTATACGATCACATCGTTCTTAGTTACCAAAGCATCAATGGTAGATACCATTCCCTGATAACCGAAGTTTAATAAGTAAGCCGCTTCTTTTCCTACGAATTCGGCTAATTCGTTTTGTAATTGTTCGTGAATAGTTGTATGACCACTCATCATTCGGGCTCCCATAGGGTAAGCCGCCCCCCAGTCTGCAGCTGCCTGAGCATCTGCTTTACGAACTTCAGGATGGTTAGCCAATCCTAAATAGTCATTCAAACTCCAATTTAAAATCTCTTTTCCGTGAAACTTCATGTGGGGTCCTAACTCACCTTCTAACTTAGGGAACACATAATATCCTTCTGCTTGTGAAGCCCACTTTCCTAAAGGACCTTTATTTTGTTGAATTCTTTCAAATAAATCTTTCACCATGATCTGAATCGGTATTAAAAAATCGGGACAAAAGTAACTATTTCTACCTAACTTTTATACAATTATGGGTATTTTTTAATCCCCGTGTATTTTCTTTTTCCTGACATTCTGAAATTTTGTGCTGCTTTTTATTAGGATTTTCTTAAAAACATCCCAACCTAACTCTCCGTAATTTGCTTTATTCATTTCCTGACTCATTTTATTTGCAACAACCTCTTTGACAGTTCTATATCTTCTTCTTTTCCGGTATGCTTCTGAGGCTCATCTGATAGTTTTATTACCCCGGTCCATCTTTTCTCTTCAGGCAATGCTTTAATCATCTTGATCACGATATTCATAGGCTGTAACCCGACATCATTGGTTAAACTGGTTCCTATTCCGAAAGAAAGTCCGATCTTTCCTTTAAAATGACTGGCGATCCGTTCTACCTTTTCATAATTAAGTCCGTCTGAAAAAATAATGGTCTTGGTCAACGGATTAATTCCTAATTTTTTATAATGTGCTATTGTTTTTTCTCCGAATTCTATAGCATCACCGGAATCATGCCGAACGCCGTCAAATAGTTTGGCAAACTTTTTATCGAACTGGTCAAAGAAAACTTCAGTGGTGAATGTATCGGTCAACGCAATTCCCAGATCGCCGCGATAAACATCCACCCAATGCTCAAGCCCCATGACATTTGCCATCTTGTATCCGTATTTAGCGGCATGAAACATAAACCATTCGTGGGCATGTGTCCCGATTGGTTTTGTATCGTATTTCATGGCCAAATACACATTGCTTGTCCCGATGAAAGTTCCTTTTCCTTTTTCCTGTAATGTTCTCACCACTAAGTCCTGCACTGCCAAAGAATGGCGCCGTCGGGTTCCGAAATCAGCAAACTGAATACCTAATTCTTTGTATTTTTTCACTTTCGTTTGTACCTTTTCGATGACTTTAACATCATTCTCCCGCTCCTGACCCGTCAATTGATAGTACAATTCGCTGATGAGAGCCATAACAGGGACTTCCCACAAGATCGTTCTGTACCAATAGCCTTCAATAATGACCGACACATCGGTTCCGTTTTGTTCAACAACCACTTCCGCAGGATCGTATCGGTAGCCCTGAAGAAAGTCAAGGTATGTAGGATCTAAATAAGGGCAGGTCTCCTGTAAAAAATCTTTTTCCTTCTGACTCAATTGCAGATCAGCCATCTGGTCAATAGCCTGTCGTAAATGAATAGCAAATTTTTCAGGAAAGGGATGTTCTCCCCGATTGATAAAACGGTATTGGGCTTTAGCATACGGAAATAGTTTGATAACCGCATTCTGCATGGTAAATTTATAGAAATCATTATCGAGTATAGAAGGTGAAACCGCAGTCTTGAAACTCATGTTTTTGTTTTAAAAATACAAATAAATCGCCAAACACCTATTTGTTTTTTAATAATGACCCGGAAACTGCTTTAAAATAAAAAAGCCCGAAGATAGTCGAGGCGCTAGATGTTTTAATTAAATTCTATACAAAAATAACAAATTAAAAATCTTTTTGTGGTTTTCCGTAAAACGGATAAAAGAAATATTATTAATTTGCAACAAAACCTTTTTTAAGGTTTATTCTTACGTGGAAAAAAATTAGTATTTTAGATTTATGTTAAAAAAAATCCCACGGAGTACGCAGGATTTAAGATTTTTCTTCGGCTTATAGCCTTATTGTGAATTGCTTTCAATTTAGCAAATATAAAAAAAACAATCCACAATACATATATTACTTAAAATAATTTAACTATAAGTAAAATATGTAAAAAAGGCTAAACATAATTGTCAAAAAGAGGTTTTGGAAGCCTATTTTAATATTGAGTGCACACAATACTTTTACCTTTCAATGGTAAAGATATAAAATATTTTTTGATGTAATATATGTAAACCCTAAAATTGTATATTTTAAAAAAAATAATTTAATATGACTAAAATAATCGGAATTGATGCAGGTTCAAATAGTTTAGGTTGGGCTATCAGAGATACAGATATAAAAGATAATCAAATTATTGATTACGGCGTTTTAACTTTTGACAAAGGTGTCGCTTCCGAAAAAGGAAATGAATTCCCAAAAGTTCAGAAAAGAACTGAAAGTCGTGGAAAAAGAAGAAATTATCAGGCAGAAAAGTATAGAAAATATGAACTTTTAGAATTTCTTATTGGAAAAAACATGTGTCCTTTGACTATTGAGGAATTAGACAAATGGAGAAAATACTCAAAAGGTAAAAAAAGACAATATCCTCAGTCTGAAAAATTCATTCAATGGTTAAGATTTGATTTTGATGAAGATGGAAAACCTGATTTTCATCTATTAGGCAAAGATAAAGATGAAAGTTATTACGCTTTTAGGGCTTATGCTATTGATGAAGTCTATAAAAATGTTTATCAGAGTAATCCTTATGTTTTGGGAAGAATATTTTATCAATTGGTACAACGGAGAGGTTTTAGAGGAAGAGATGAGGAAGAGGCAAAAACAATGCTTCAAGGAAGTGAGAAAACAGGCACAAAAGGAAGAAACGATATTGCTAATTATATAGAAGAATATAAAACTTTAGGTTCCGCACTTTATCATTATCAAAAAGAGAACGGAGGAAGAATTCGCCAACGATATAATTTAAGAAAAGATTACGAAGAGGAACTGAAAGAAATCTGCAAAATACAAGAGCTTTCGGATTCGGATTCTCAGAAATTGTGGAAAGCCATAATTTGGCAACGACCTTTGCGAACTCAAAAGGGTCTGGTAGGAAACTGTATTTATGAAAAAAATAAAAAGCGTGTTGCTGTAAGCCATCCGATTTATGAAGAATACAGAACGTGGACTTTTATCAATAATTTAAAGATTGAACCACCTGTCGGAACAGATAGAGAAACTTATTTGAAAGAAAAAATTTATCCTTTGTTTTATAAGTCGTCTAACGATTTTGAGTTTAAGACGATTCTCAATCAGGTTAAAAAAGACAGGGCGACGATCCTTTCAAAGTTTGGAGAAAAAACAAAAGTAATTTCAGCTAAACTTTTAAAATCTTTTCAGGATTTATTAGGAGATGATTGGAAAGAAAAATACAATTGGAATTCAATAAGCCAAAGAGACTCTCAACCAAAAAAGAAAATAGAAAATGGTTATACTTTTGAAGATATATGGCACGTTCTCAATACTTTTGACGGACAGGAAAATTTAAAAACCTTTGCTCTCGAAAAATTAAAATTAGACGAAGAAAAAGCAGAAAAATTTTCAAAAATAAAACTTAATAAAGGGTATGCAACATTGAGTTTATCCGCTATCAAAAAGATTTTACCTTTTTTACAAAAAGGATTTTTGTATAGTCAGGCAGTTTATTTGGCTAATTTGTATAAAGTTTTGGGAGCTGATAAAATTACAGACGATTTAATAAATTATTTTGCGGAAGAAGTAAAAGTAATTTTAGAAACAAACAGAGAGGAAAAAACGCTAAATAACATCATAAATAGTCTTATTCAAGATGAATTAAATGAAGAAAATCGTTACTCTATTGAAATTGACCGAGAATTAGATAATGAAGAATTAAGACAAATTCAAACGAAAATTATTGATGTATTTGGAGAAAAAACATGGAATGAATTTAAAGGCGAAAAGAAATCACACATTTTAAATTATGTTTCAACTAATTTTAAAGCATTTTTAAAGAAATCCGTTTTATCGAAACACAATGTTTTTATAGAACAACCACGACTACACGACCAAATATTTGCATTGATTCAGGAAAAATATCAGATTCCAATCGATCGAAAAAAATATTTATGGCATCCATCAGAACAGGAATCGTATGTTCCAGCCTCTGAATATGCTTATTTTACTTTAAATAACAAAGATATTTATATCAAAGAAGAGGAAAAACAGACTTTTATCAGGAAAAATCCAAATGCGGATTTTCAGGGAAAAAGTTTGAAACTTCTGGGAAGTCCTGAACCGATTAGTAAAGGGTTTAAAAACCCGATGGCTTTAAAATCTTTGTACAAACTCAAACATTTACTCAATTATCTTTTACAGACAGAAAAAATTGACGAAGATACCCGTGTTGTTATTGAAATCGCACGAGAATTAAATGATACCAATAAAAGAAAAGCTATTGAAAGGTGGAATAATGATAGAGAAAAAGAGAACGAAGGATTTAAAAAGATAATTCGGGAAATCAACGAAGAATGTGGAACAAACTATGACGAAAACGATAAAACATTAATTCGTAAGATAAGACTTTGGAAAGAGCAAAACGGAATATGCTTATATACAGGTGCAACGATTAAAAATTGTGATTTGTTTAATGGTTCTAAATATGATATTGAACATACGATTCCTGCAAGTATCAGCTTTGACAGTGAATTGAAAAATCTCACGTTAGCAGATACAAACTTCAATCGAAATGTAAAGAAAAAAATGTTTCCAACACAACTTTCAAATTATGAAGAAATAAAACAAAGATTGAAATTTATGGAAGAGAAGGTGGGGAATTTGGAAGAATTATTCAAAGAATGGAAAAACAAAGCTTCGTATGCATCTACAAAAGATGTTAAAGATGCTTGTATTCAGCGTTATCACTTGATAAAAATGGATTTGGATTATTGGAGAGCCAAATTACACACATTCACATTAGAAGAATATAAAACAGGTTGGAAAAACAGTCAGTTACGGGATACGCAAATCGTAACCAAATACGCTTTACCTTATTTAAAAACAGTTTTTAGAAGAGTTTCGGTAGAAAAAGGTTCTGTTGTAAATACTTTTAAGGAAATTTATGATGTAAAATTAAAAAACGAGAAAAAAGACCGAAGCGTACACAGTCATCACGCTATTGATGCGGCTGTTCTAACGCTTATTCCGCCACATTATGACAGAGATAAAATACTTTTAAAATACAATGAGGAAAAAGACATAAAAACAGGGAAAATATACCACGAAAAACCAAAATATTGGAAAGATTTTTCTGCATCAAAAATCTTAAAAATTGAAAATGAGATATTTATAAACAATCTTTCAGAAAACAATACAACCATCCCGACATTTAAAGCTGTCCGTAAAAAAGGAAAAATCGTTTGGATTGATAAGACAAACAATATCAAAAAGATTGCACAGGGAGATACTATTCGTGGGCAATTACACGGAGAATCTTTATACGGAGCAATAAAACTTCCTAAAAGAAATGAGCATAATCAAATTCTATTTGATAAAAACAAAAAGATGATTTTGGAAGAAGAACCAATTTTAGTTATCCGAAAAGAATTAGCGTACAAAAAAGATGCAAATTCTCCGGGATTTAAAACTTTAGAAGAAATCGAAAAAGTAATTGTGGACAAAGATTTATTTCAAATGATTAAAAAACAAATTGAAGAAGCTACTGATTTCAAAACAGCCCTTATTGACGGAGTTTATATGTTGGATAAAAAAGGAAATAAAGTCAATAAAATCCGTAGAATTCGTTGTAAAGAAACATTGAAATTTGACACAGCCGTG
Proteins encoded in this window:
- a CDS encoding rhomboid family intramembrane serine protease — encoded protein: MDIFLLTIIGINVLVSFKGFNDMAFFRKYEFHVGSVKAGEQIRILTSGFLHVDIMHLAFNMLTLYFFAPVVSHTLGNMYFLYIYFGSLVAGNLLTLYLHKDDYYYRAVGASGAVTGIIYSSILLYPEMTLALYFFIPIPGYLFGIGYLLYSIYGMRAKNDNIGHTAHFGGAIAGYLMTLLKDPSMLVTNTKMLILLTIPILLLFYLYKNNKL
- a CDS encoding aminotransferase class I/II-fold pyridoxal phosphate-dependent enzyme, whose translation is MVKDLFERIQQNKGPLGKWASQAEGYYVFPKLEGELGPHMKFHGKEILNWSLNDYLGLANHPEVRKADAQAAADWGAAYPMGARMMSGHTTIHEQLQNELAEFVGKEAAYLLNFGYQGMVSTIDALVTKNDVIVYDVDSHACIIDGVRLHMGKRFTYKHNDMESIEKNLQRATKMAEETGGGILFITEGVFGMRGQQGKLKEIVALKEKYNFRLLVDDAHGFGTLGKTGAGAGEEQGCQDGIDVYFSTFAKSMASIGAFIAGDKDIIDYLKYNLRSQMFAKSLPMIQTIGALKRLEMLRTMPELKAKLWENVDALQNGLKERGFNIGDTNTCVTPVYLEGSIPEAMVMVNDLRENYGIFLSIVVYPVIPKGIILLRMIPTASHSLQDIEETLAAFEAIREKLTNGTYKQIAEANVENVE
- a CDS encoding LytR/AlgR family response regulator transcription factor translates to MIVLLSGKKIVTSRFLKNFEESLKEHSPFFRCHKSYIINTEYIVSYSKSDGGTVTLQNQIEIPVSGNKVEELLALFIRVIR
- a CDS encoding lysophospholipid acyltransferase family protein, producing MQRIAYYFAYPILWIVSILPFPIFYFVSDCIKVIIYNIIGYRKKTVRSNIELAFPNLSKKERLAIEKKSYRHLCDMFMEMVKTMTISKKEIQKRFRFTNLDLFEEYEDKGKSIILFYAHYASWEWSVTLGTYIRFKGFGIYKRIKNPYFDHLMRSIRSRFDATLLDTKHTVKEVTENQNKGILGVYGFISDQTPGGSSRAKYWDTFLGHEVPIHTGGEMLARHLDMNVLYMKVKKIKRGYYEATFIPITDNNIETLPEFEVSRRFIREVEKQIYEAPEYYFWTHKRWKFKRNKKKK
- the pncB gene encoding nicotinate phosphoribosyltransferase: MSFKTAVSPSILDNDFYKFTMQNAVIKLFPYAKAQYRFINRGEHPFPEKFAIHLRQAIDQMADLQLSQKEKDFLQETCPYLDPTYLDFLQGYRYDPAEVVVEQNGTDVSVIIEGYWYRTILWEVPVMALISELYYQLTGQERENDVKVIEKVQTKVKKYKELGIQFADFGTRRRHSLAVQDLVVRTLQEKGKGTFIGTSNVYLAMKYDTKPIGTHAHEWFMFHAAKYGYKMANVMGLEHWVDVYRGDLGIALTDTFTTEVFFDQFDKKFAKLFDGVRHDSGDAIEFGEKTIAHYKKLGINPLTKTIIFSDGLNYEKVERIASHFKGKIGLSFGIGTSLTNDVGLQPMNIVIKMIKALPEEKRWTGVIKLSDEPQKHTGKEEDIELSKRLLQIK
- a CDS encoding SIMPL domain-containing protein, translating into MKKLVLILTFATTAMMAQNQIQEPVPQISVSGEGKIKVVPDQAVITLGVENTGKDATEVKKKNDETVDAIIKAIKKNGIPASDYQTQNVSLRKNYDYNQKKYSYYANQTISIHLKDLKKYDALLMSLVDAGVNNIQGVEFKSSTLEQYESEARVKAMLDAKKKAEDYVSVLGQKVGKALQISDNSQVNYPRPMYKTYAVAEMADAAPRETLAIGEIEVTANVSVSFELK
- a CDS encoding protein adenylyltransferase SelO, yielding MQLPVTTIFTEKLPADPETSNEIRQVYEAMFSYVTPKVPLHPKLVHASAEVAQLIGLSEQSISSDDFIAVFSGKKVLEGTKPFAMCYGGHQFGNWAGQLGDGRAINLFEVQNQGQNLMVQLKGAGKTPYSRRGDGLAVLRSSIREHLCSEAMYHLGVPTTRSLSVMETGEKVLRDILYNGNAAYEKGAVVCRVAPSFIRFGNFEIFAARQDVKNLKLLADFCIETYFPSITTTGKERYIAFFQEIATQTKELLIHWQRVGFVHGVMNTDNMSIHGITIDYGPYGWLEGYDPHWTPNTTDAQGKRYRFGNQPHIALWNLLQLANALYPLIEETQALERILEQFNTDFQSDFNAMMLNKLGITKRHKENENLIHQLLITLQETETDMTIFYRLLARISKNDSESEALQKIKPAFYQEAEIKDSVQETWYFWLSLYLNSLKQETVADAERKRSMDLVNPKYVLRNYMAQLAIEAAEKEDYSLVDELAELLKRPYDEQPEYEKWFAKRPDWARTKIGCSMLSCSS